A genomic segment from Kyrpidia tusciae DSM 2912 encodes:
- a CDS encoding nitrate reductase subunit alpha, with protein sequence MPNRNTPFRNLLLHLRPRNTFNQGWSEESVRSRHWENLYRARWQHDKVVRSTHGVNCTGSCSWKIHVKDGIIAWETQQTDYPSLGLDFPEYEPRGCARGASFSWYTYSPLRVKYPYIRGELLSLWREAKQQAANPVEAWESIVGDPEKKRRYWSARGKGGLVRTTWEEVTEIIAAATIYTIKAYGPDRVVGFSPIPAMSMVSYAAGARFLSLLGGTIISFYDWYADLPPASPQIWGEQTDVPESADWYNTKYFIIWGTNLPMTRTPDAHFMVEARYNGTKVVGVSPDYAEYIKFADLWLPAKAGTDAALAMAMTHVILKEFYADRETEYFSQYVKQYTDLPFLVTLQKRGDAFTTDRFLHASDLHEDETLGEWKTLVWDQNSDSPAIPKGSIGFRWDESGKWNLNMEDADGRPLNPVLSLIDRADEVVLVDFPYFGANQGETLRRGVPAKKLTDKNGQAVYVATVLDLLMAHCGVGRGLPGDYPKDYDDPVPYTPAWQEAITGVDRKLSIQVAREFAENAARTRGRSMIALGAGTNHWYHSDLIYRCIINLVLLTGCQGVNGGGWAHYVGQEKVRPLEGWSTVAFATDWVRPPRHMQGTTFYYFVTDQFRYEELDTATMGSPLGGRFHHMHPADMAAMAARLGWAPSYPQFEQNSLDLVDEARAHGATTDQEIVQRVVERIRRGEVKWAVEDPDNPKNFPRVFFVWRSNLMGASSKGHEYFLRHLLGADGHVLAEESTTWKPTDVKIEGQAPQGKLDLLVNIDFRMTGTGVYSDIVLPAATWYEKYDLSSTDMHPFVHPFNPAISSPWQARSDWAIFRSIAQAFSTLAEKILPARDDLVMVPLGHDTPAEIAQPDGKVRDWRKGEAEPIPGKTMPSLVIVHRDYPNVYHQMMSLGPLVEKSIVSKGISISGERAYREVAERVGTWDEEGVGCGRPSLYHDHHVVEAILTLSGATNGHRAMEEWKALERNTGLALKQIAAGREDEALTLADITAQPRLTMPTPVWSGIEGEGRRYSPFTANVDFKLPWRTLTGRQQFYLDHEVILDFGESLPLYRPPLGLPPFQPGDARIPEDEGGTVMVRYLTPHQKWGIHSTYTDTPRMLSLFRGGQTIWVSEEDAAKIGIKDNDWVEVYNRNGAIVARAVVSYRLPQGIAMMYHAQDRVIGVPGSRITKDRGGTHNSVTRVIPKPTHMVGGYAQLSYAFNYYGPTGHQRDVMAFIRPLKEVDWLES encoded by the coding sequence ATGCCGAACCGGAATACGCCGTTTCGAAACCTATTGTTGCACTTGAGGCCCAGAAACACGTTCAACCAAGGATGGTCCGAGGAAAGCGTTCGCTCCCGACATTGGGAGAACCTGTACCGTGCGAGATGGCAGCACGACAAAGTGGTCCGCTCCACCCACGGTGTCAACTGCACCGGTTCGTGCAGTTGGAAAATCCACGTCAAGGACGGGATCATCGCATGGGAAACGCAACAGACCGACTACCCGTCCCTGGGCTTGGATTTTCCCGAGTACGAACCGCGGGGCTGTGCGCGCGGGGCGAGCTTTTCCTGGTACACGTACAGCCCTTTGCGAGTCAAATATCCATACATCCGGGGAGAGCTTCTCTCTTTGTGGAGGGAAGCCAAGCAGCAGGCGGCCAACCCGGTCGAGGCGTGGGAGAGTATCGTCGGCGACCCGGAGAAAAAGCGCAGATATTGGTCTGCGCGCGGAAAAGGCGGTCTCGTGCGGACGACCTGGGAGGAAGTCACCGAGATCATTGCCGCGGCCACGATTTACACGATCAAAGCGTACGGGCCGGACCGGGTCGTTGGATTCAGCCCGATCCCGGCGATGTCGATGGTGAGCTACGCGGCGGGAGCGCGGTTTCTGTCGCTGCTCGGGGGAACGATCATCAGCTTTTACGACTGGTACGCTGACCTGCCGCCCGCGTCCCCGCAGATTTGGGGCGAACAGACGGATGTACCGGAAAGCGCGGACTGGTACAACACAAAATACTTCATCATTTGGGGCACGAACTTGCCGATGACCCGCACCCCCGACGCACACTTCATGGTGGAAGCCCGCTACAACGGCACCAAAGTTGTCGGAGTGAGCCCCGATTATGCTGAATACATCAAGTTCGCCGACCTTTGGCTCCCGGCCAAAGCCGGGACGGACGCCGCCCTGGCCATGGCGATGACACACGTGATCTTAAAAGAATTTTATGCAGATCGGGAGACCGAGTATTTCTCCCAGTATGTGAAACAATACACGGATCTGCCGTTCTTGGTCACTCTGCAGAAACGTGGGGACGCGTTTACGACCGACCGCTTTCTGCACGCCTCGGATTTACATGAGGACGAAACGCTGGGGGAATGGAAGACCCTCGTCTGGGATCAAAACTCGGATTCGCCGGCAATTCCCAAGGGAAGCATCGGATTTCGGTGGGACGAGTCCGGCAAATGGAATCTGAACATGGAGGATGCCGACGGAAGACCGCTCAATCCGGTGCTGAGTCTGATCGACCGGGCGGATGAAGTCGTATTGGTGGACTTCCCGTACTTTGGCGCAAATCAAGGGGAGACGTTGCGACGCGGCGTGCCGGCCAAGAAACTGACCGACAAAAACGGTCAAGCCGTTTACGTCGCCACGGTGCTGGATCTCCTGATGGCCCATTGTGGAGTCGGCCGCGGACTTCCCGGTGATTATCCCAAAGACTACGACGATCCCGTTCCGTACACCCCGGCTTGGCAGGAGGCCATCACGGGGGTAGACCGCAAACTTTCGATTCAGGTGGCGCGTGAATTTGCGGAGAATGCGGCGCGCACCCGCGGGCGGTCGATGATTGCGCTCGGAGCCGGCACCAACCATTGGTACCACAGCGACCTGATTTATCGTTGCATCATCAACCTGGTGTTATTGACCGGGTGCCAAGGTGTCAACGGAGGCGGTTGGGCGCACTATGTCGGACAGGAAAAAGTCAGGCCTCTGGAAGGCTGGTCCACGGTCGCGTTTGCGACGGACTGGGTCAGACCGCCGAGGCACATGCAGGGAACGACGTTCTACTATTTTGTGACAGACCAGTTCCGTTACGAAGAACTGGATACGGCGACGATGGGTTCGCCGCTCGGCGGGCGTTTCCATCACATGCATCCGGCGGACATGGCCGCGATGGCGGCCCGGCTGGGATGGGCGCCGTCCTATCCGCAATTTGAACAAAATTCGTTGGACCTTGTGGACGAGGCGAGGGCGCATGGAGCAACCACCGATCAGGAGATTGTGCAGCGAGTGGTGGAGCGGATTCGCCGGGGAGAAGTGAAATGGGCGGTGGAAGACCCGGACAATCCGAAAAACTTCCCCCGCGTGTTTTTCGTCTGGCGCTCGAACCTGATGGGGGCAAGCAGCAAAGGTCACGAGTACTTTCTGCGCCACCTGCTCGGGGCCGACGGCCATGTGCTGGCGGAGGAGAGTACCACGTGGAAACCCACCGACGTCAAGATCGAGGGTCAAGCGCCGCAAGGCAAGCTGGATCTCCTTGTGAACATCGATTTTCGCATGACCGGCACCGGGGTGTATTCCGATATTGTGCTGCCCGCCGCGACGTGGTACGAGAAATACGACCTGTCCAGCACTGACATGCATCCATTTGTGCACCCATTTAACCCGGCCATCTCGAGCCCATGGCAAGCAAGAAGCGACTGGGCCATCTTCCGAAGCATCGCACAGGCATTCTCAACCCTGGCGGAGAAGATCCTGCCTGCACGGGACGACCTGGTGATGGTGCCCCTCGGTCACGATACCCCGGCCGAGATCGCTCAACCGGACGGGAAGGTGCGCGATTGGCGCAAAGGGGAGGCGGAGCCAATACCCGGCAAGACGATGCCGAGTTTGGTCATCGTCCACCGCGACTATCCGAACGTGTATCACCAAATGATGTCGCTCGGCCCGCTCGTGGAAAAGTCGATTGTGTCCAAAGGTATCTCGATTTCCGGCGAACGGGCGTACAGGGAAGTGGCGGAACGGGTCGGAACGTGGGACGAGGAGGGAGTTGGTTGCGGAAGACCGTCCCTCTACCACGATCACCATGTCGTCGAAGCGATTCTGACCCTCTCCGGTGCGACCAACGGGCATCGGGCCATGGAAGAGTGGAAAGCCCTGGAGCGCAACACGGGGTTGGCGTTGAAGCAGATTGCAGCAGGACGCGAGGACGAAGCACTCACGTTGGCGGATATCACGGCACAACCCCGGTTGACGATGCCCACGCCGGTGTGGAGCGGGATCGAAGGTGAGGGAAGGCGCTATTCGCCGTTCACGGCCAACGTGGATTTTAAGTTGCCCTGGCGAACCCTGACCGGCCGCCAACAGTTCTACCTCGATCACGAAGTGATCCTCGATTTCGGAGAAAGCTTGCCGTTGTACCGACCGCCGCTGGGCTTGCCTCCGTTCCAACCGGGGGATGCGCGGATTCCGGAAGACGAAGGCGGCACCGTGATGGTGCGCTATCTGACGCCGCACCAAAAGTGGGGCATTCACTCCACCTACACCGATACCCCGCGCATGCTTTCGCTGTTCCGGGGCGGCCAAACGATTTGGGTCAGTGAAGAGGACGCGGCGAAAATCGGCATCAAGGACAACGACTGGGTGGAAGTGTACAACCGCAACGGTGCGATCGTCGCCCGGGCGGTGGTGAGCTATCGCTTGCCCCAAGGCATCGCCATGATGTACCACGCCCAGGATCGCGTGATCGGCGTCCCCGGGAGCCGGATTACGAAAGACCGCGGGGGTACCCATAACAGTGTGACGCGGGTGATTCCGAAACCGACGCACATGGTGGGGGGGTATGCGCAGCTTTCTTATGCTTTCAATTATTACGGTCCGACGGGGCACCAGCGCGACGTGATGGCCTTCATCCGGCCGCTGAAGGAGGTTGACTGGCTTGAGAGTTAA
- a CDS encoding MFS transporter, whose translation MNRTVVMYVSMLAMVVAFVAWSMISPIAPQLQQVYHLSGFEKSVMVATPILLGSLLRIPMGVLVDRFGGRRVYTLLLIFVAVPVLGVSTAHSYGQLIAWEVLLGIAGTSFAVGIGHVSAWYPPERQGLVLGITALGNLGTAVAGFTVPTLYLRFGFQTTGMFITAAVLAAAAGVWVFTRDARLAKGASLVSGASAAGARPSSIWFQRRLWLLATFYFITFGSFMAFGNYLPTLLQGQFHLTPVDSGLRAAGFVLLATALRPIGGYLADRIEPYRLLIGVFAVVAAASCLFAAGLDRILLTTVAALVIASMVGLGNGIVFKLVPLYFPQTTGQATGLIGAVGGVGGFFPPLIMGAMKDVTGSYSAGLLLLGCTCLVALGFAWAERRRGLPLPPAESGTRVV comes from the coding sequence ATGAATCGGACCGTTGTGATGTATGTGTCCATGTTGGCCATGGTTGTGGCTTTTGTCGCGTGGTCGATGATCTCCCCAATCGCTCCGCAACTGCAGCAGGTCTACCACCTGTCGGGGTTTGAAAAGAGTGTCATGGTGGCGACGCCGATCCTGCTCGGGTCTTTGCTTCGGATTCCCATGGGAGTGCTGGTGGACCGCTTTGGCGGGCGGCGGGTGTATACCTTACTCCTCATCTTTGTCGCTGTTCCGGTGCTGGGCGTCTCGACGGCTCACTCCTACGGCCAGTTGATCGCGTGGGAGGTGCTGCTCGGGATTGCAGGCACCTCATTCGCGGTCGGTATCGGGCACGTGTCCGCCTGGTATCCGCCGGAGCGCCAGGGATTGGTCTTGGGAATCACGGCGCTCGGAAATTTAGGAACGGCGGTCGCTGGGTTTACGGTTCCAACTCTCTACCTGCGGTTTGGGTTTCAAACGACCGGTATGTTCATCACCGCGGCCGTGCTTGCAGCCGCTGCGGGGGTATGGGTGTTCACCCGGGATGCCCGGTTGGCCAAGGGGGCATCGCTGGTCAGCGGTGCCTCGGCGGCTGGCGCCCGCCCATCTTCCATTTGGTTTCAGCGCAGGCTGTGGCTACTGGCGACCTTCTACTTCATCACCTTTGGCAGTTTCATGGCGTTCGGGAACTATTTGCCCACCTTGTTGCAAGGGCAGTTTCACCTGACTCCGGTGGATTCCGGCCTGCGGGCTGCGGGGTTTGTGCTCCTCGCCACGGCCCTGCGGCCGATTGGGGGGTACCTGGCGGATCGCATTGAGCCCTACCGGCTGTTGATCGGGGTGTTTGCCGTCGTGGCGGCCGCCTCTTGTCTGTTTGCTGCAGGACTGGACCGAATTCTCCTGACGACTGTTGCCGCGTTGGTGATCGCGTCAATGGTGGGGCTCGGCAACGGCATTGTGTTTAAACTGGTTCCCTTGTATTTTCCGCAAACGACCGGCCAGGCCACAGGTCTCATTGGAGCGGTGGGCGGCGTCGGCGGCTTCTTTCCGCCACTCATCATGGGTGCCATGAAGGACGTCACGGGAAGTTACAGCGCCGGGCTCCTGCTGCTCGGTTGCACTTGTCTCGTTGCCCTGGGTTTCGCTTGGGCGGAGCGCCGGCGAGGACTGCCCTTGCCCCCTGCTGAGAGCGGAACGCGCGTTGTCTGA
- a CDS encoding APC family permease has protein sequence MELTRRLGWKESTALGIGAMVGAGIFVLSGVAAGKAGPAVLISFILAALLEILLGLCYAELASRYPRAGGAYEFVRENLGSLAGTIIGWCYWGAWLAASSFVSKGFGNYLHSLIGMPPLSSALALLLVLGIFNVIGVKFSGTIQVLIVVVEILLLVLFFVLGVPHIDPYLYRPFVPNGVEGIVSAALVGFLSMVGWDGIVAAGEEVKNPRRTIPLSIFSSICIVFLLYSSLLLVSVGVVPWDVLGESSIPVAYASQQFLGAFGPKLVNIVIVISLMATANAFIVSISRTAFAMGRNGLLPQFFARIHPRFGTPIMAVSLGVAIQIAFTTFSSINIAVSATGFLYILTFIFTLISFFVSRRKTPLEERLKQFQVPFYPFIPILALLICVILLITVGRSGFITGVCWMGIGLALYLVRYKSVQYVDTHRIQKSTSEDT, from the coding sequence TTGGAACTTACAAGAAGGCTAGGATGGAAAGAGTCCACGGCGCTCGGTATAGGGGCGATGGTCGGTGCTGGGATATTTGTTCTAAGTGGCGTGGCGGCAGGTAAAGCTGGTCCGGCGGTTCTCATTTCGTTTATTTTGGCTGCTCTGCTTGAGATATTACTTGGGCTTTGTTACGCGGAACTGGCTTCTCGTTATCCGCGTGCCGGAGGGGCCTATGAGTTTGTGCGCGAAAATCTTGGCTCCTTAGCAGGAACAATTATTGGATGGTGTTATTGGGGGGCATGGCTGGCGGCCAGTAGCTTCGTTTCCAAAGGATTCGGAAACTATCTCCATTCGTTGATAGGCATGCCTCCATTATCGAGTGCACTGGCCCTGTTGTTAGTCCTCGGTATATTTAATGTAATTGGTGTAAAATTCAGTGGAACGATACAAGTGCTAATTGTGGTGGTTGAGATCTTGCTTCTCGTTTTATTCTTTGTTTTGGGGGTTCCGCATATTGACCCATATTTATACAGACCATTTGTCCCAAATGGCGTAGAAGGCATAGTATCAGCAGCCTTAGTGGGATTTTTATCAATGGTTGGATGGGATGGAATAGTTGCGGCTGGCGAAGAGGTAAAGAACCCTCGCCGGACGATCCCACTTTCCATATTTTCTTCAATATGCATTGTGTTCCTCCTATATTCTAGTTTATTACTTGTTTCTGTAGGTGTGGTACCTTGGGATGTTCTTGGAGAGTCTTCTATTCCAGTGGCCTACGCAAGTCAGCAATTTTTGGGGGCTTTCGGTCCAAAACTGGTCAACATCGTCATTGTTATCTCGTTGATGGCAACTGCGAATGCCTTCATTGTTTCAATTTCCCGCACCGCATTTGCGATGGGACGAAATGGGCTATTGCCACAATTTTTCGCAAGAATTCATCCGCGTTTCGGTACTCCAATAATGGCAGTTAGCTTGGGAGTGGCAATTCAAATCGCCTTTACAACCTTTAGTTCCATTAACATTGCAGTATCAGCAACTGGATTTCTATATATTCTGACTTTTATATTTACATTAATATCGTTTTTTGTATCCAGAAGGAAAACACCTCTGGAGGAAAGATTGAAGCAATTCCAAGTCCCTTTTTACCCTTTCATACCGATTTTAGCATTACTAATCTGTGTAATTTTACTTATCACAGTTGGACGGTCGGGATTCATTACTGGAGTGTGTTGGATGGGAATAGGGCTAGCACTGTACTTGGTTCGGTATAAGTCTGTGCAGTATGTCGATACGCACCGAATTCAAAAGTCGACCTCAGAAGATACGTGA
- a CDS encoding molybdopterin-dependent oxidoreductase, with protein MTTPNIDKKPSSLRYYQDGPPYDIDVSSWKLTVSGKVKRPITFSYKELLLLPQVEESRRMVCVCNWTIRRLWKGILLQTVIDMAGVDRPERYYLKQTSIGTKEKGVYQSTLPLGDALSRRALLVHSVDGETLPIENGFPLRLIDFGLYGYKSVKGLARLEVTEQYERGEWEIRAGYDIDGTIRPKKYWIVDLAGFRYVETPGEIKDF; from the coding sequence ATGACTACTCCGAATATAGATAAAAAGCCTTCGTCCCTTCGTTATTACCAGGATGGGCCACCATATGACATTGACGTCTCCTCGTGGAAGCTAACAGTTTCGGGGAAGGTAAAAAGACCAATCACCTTCTCTTACAAAGAGCTGCTCTTACTTCCACAAGTGGAGGAGAGTCGTCGAATGGTATGCGTTTGTAATTGGACTATCCGTCGGCTGTGGAAGGGCATTCTTCTTCAAACGGTCATAGATATGGCCGGTGTTGATCGCCCTGAAAGATATTATCTGAAACAAACAAGCATTGGAACTAAAGAAAAAGGTGTATACCAGTCTACTTTACCATTAGGGGACGCCCTTTCGAGAAGGGCACTACTTGTCCATTCCGTTGATGGCGAAACACTGCCCATCGAAAACGGATTTCCTCTGCGGCTTATTGACTTCGGCCTTTATGGTTATAAGAGCGTCAAAGGATTAGCACGCCTCGAAGTAACTGAACAATATGAGCGCGGAGAATGGGAGATAAGAGCTGGTTACGACATAGACGGGACGATTCGGCCTAAAAAATATTGGATTGTAGATCTCGCGGGATTTCGGTACGTTGAGACACCTGGCGAAATAAAGGATTTCTAA
- a CDS encoding IS3 family transposase (programmed frameshift) → MPRKKYDTDFKTKVVLEILKEEKTLSQLASEYGVHVNQLRQWRDIALENWPRAFEPENRQLAKIRSEYEDKIQELYAEVGRLSTQLSWLEKNLASLSREDRLALIDFQERELPLAVQAKLLGLNRSSLYYKPVGPSEEEVRLKHRIDQIYTEHPFYGSRRITAILRSEHWTVNRKAVQRHMREMGIAGITPGPNLSRRAQAHRVYPYLLRGLRIERPNQVWGIDITYIRMAHGWMYLVAILDWYSRYVVSYELDQTLHMDFVLKALHRALRQWTPEIMNSDQGSHFTSPKYTDVLLNHGIRISMDGRGRALDNIFTERLWRSLKQEEVYLHDYQTPKQAREGIARYLEFYNHKRPHQSLGYVTPASVFGL, encoded by the exons ATGCCGAGAAAAAAGTATGATACTGACTTCAAAACCAAAGTTGTCCTGGAAATTCTCAAAGAGGAAAAGACGCTCTCGCAATTGGCGTCCGAATATGGCGTTCACGTCAATCAACTCCGCCAATGGCGGGATATCGCCTTGGAAAACTGGCCACGGGCGTTTGAACCTGAGAATAGACAGCTGGCCAAAATTCGTTCAGAATATGAAGACAAGATCCAAGAATTGTATGCGGAGGTCGGTCGCCTGAGCACACAATTGTCTTGGTTGGAA AAAAATCTCGCCTCGCTCAGTCGAGAGGACAGGCTGGCTCTCATCGACTTCCAAGAACGTGAACTCCCGCTCGCCGTTCAGGCCAAGCTTCTGGGCTTAAACCGGTCCAGCCTGTACTACAAGCCAGTCGGACCGTCCGAGGAGGAGGTGAGGCTCAAACACCGGATTGACCAAATTTACACGGAGCATCCGTTCTACGGTTCCCGGCGCATCACGGCCATTTTACGCAGCGAACATTGGACCGTCAACCGCAAGGCCGTCCAGCGTCATATGCGGGAGATGGGGATTGCCGGCATCACTCCGGGTCCCAATTTGAGTCGGCGCGCCCAGGCACACCGGGTGTATCCCTACCTGTTGCGCGGCTTGAGGATCGAGCGTCCGAATCAGGTCTGGGGCATCGACATCACGTATATCCGCATGGCGCATGGCTGGATGTATCTGGTGGCGATCCTGGACTGGTACTCCCGTTACGTGGTCAGCTATGAGCTGGATCAAACCCTGCATATGGATTTTGTTCTGAAGGCCTTGCATCGGGCCCTGCGGCAGTGGACGCCGGAGATCATGAATAGCGACCAGGGAAGTCACTTTACCAGCCCGAAGTACACGGACGTACTGCTAAATCATGGGATTCGGATCAGCATGGACGGTCGGGGTCGAGCCCTGGACAACATCTTCACCGAGCGCCTGTGGCGGAGTCTGAAGCAGGAAGAGGTGTATCTTCACGACTACCAAACGCCGAAACAGGCTCGGGAAGGGATCGCCAGATACCTGGAGTTCTACAACCACAAGCGCCCGCACCAGTCCCTGGGATACGTGACGCCGGCCTCTGTGTTCGGGCTCTAG
- a CDS encoding formylglycine-generating enzyme family protein, whose translation MSKSVSSSGMIVIPSGTFRRGSNVSPDEAPVVEVNLSSFAIDITPVTNKQYRVFIKSGGYKTKKYWTEAGWRFVCELGLTHPNYWFDDHWNQDDQPVTGVSWWEALAFATFCGKTLPTEAQWEYACKGTDDRQYPWGNEAPTLEYANFAPDCEPLELNRSSTSVYAHPLNRSYFGCLDMAGNVAEWCLDNASPNYSWDKSRINPVYITSETEDHVVRGGSGLFNEGFMRCSSRDYYPPTLRDNTIGFRCVINLEGDREI comes from the coding sequence ATGTCGAAAAGCGTTAGCTCTAGTGGGATGATTGTTATTCCGAGTGGGACATTTAGGCGTGGCAGTAATGTGTCTCCTGACGAAGCCCCTGTGGTGGAAGTAAACCTTTCCTCCTTTGCTATTGATATAACACCTGTAACCAATAAACAGTATCGGGTATTTATTAAAAGCGGGGGCTATAAGACAAAAAAGTATTGGACGGAGGCCGGTTGGCGATTCGTCTGTGAATTAGGACTGACACACCCAAACTACTGGTTTGACGATCATTGGAATCAAGATGACCAGCCGGTAACCGGGGTAAGTTGGTGGGAGGCGCTCGCCTTTGCGACCTTTTGTGGGAAAACACTTCCTACAGAAGCACAGTGGGAATACGCGTGTAAAGGTACAGATGATCGCCAATACCCATGGGGTAACGAGGCCCCGACCCTCGAATACGCGAATTTTGCTCCAGACTGTGAGCCATTAGAACTGAACCGCAGCTCTACCTCGGTATACGCACATCCATTGAACCGTTCGTATTTCGGTTGTCTGGACATGGCCGGTAATGTGGCTGAATGGTGCCTGGATAATGCATCCCCGAATTACAGTTGGGATAAATCGCGCATTAATCCTGTCTATATTACTTCTGAAACAGAAGACCATGTTGTTCGCGGTGGGAGTGGACTCTTTAATGAGGGATTTATGCGGTGTAGCAGCCGGGATTACTATCCCCCTACGTTGCGAGATAACACAATCGGATTTCGTTGCGTGATCAATCTTGAGGGGGATAGAGAAATATGA
- the narH gene encoding nitrate reductase subunit beta: protein MRVKAQVAMVMNLDKCIGCHTCSVTCKNTWTNRPGAEYMWFNNVETRPGPGYPQEWENQDRYRGGWVLKDGKLRLRAGGAVTKLANIFHNPDLPTIDDYYEPWTYDYENLLESPRRRHQPVARPRSLLTGEWMDRPVWGSNWNDDLAGGKEIAPRDPNLRELAVHIAFEYQQAFMMYLPRICEHCLNPACVAACPSGAMYKREEDGIVLVDQEACRGWRFCVSACPYKKVYFNWNTHKAEKCHFCYPRIESGLPTVCSETCVGRIRYLGVVLYDADKVREAASVKDEKGLYPAQLSVFLDPNDPVVIREARRAGIPDAWIESAQRSPVYKMAVEWQVALPLHPEYRTLPMVWYVPPLSPIVNHIQNEDRMSLDAYIPAVDEMRIPMEYLASILTAGDVHVIRKVLLRLMAMRVHMRRKTVGDLDDSRLLQEAGMSTQQLEDMARLFGVAKYSERFVIPTGSREHDPSLPYEQGACSLEGIAPQEGVPAPVGAHWGGKSRG from the coding sequence TTGAGAGTTAAAGCACAGGTCGCCATGGTGATGAATCTGGATAAATGTATCGGTTGTCACACCTGCAGCGTCACCTGCAAGAACACGTGGACAAACCGTCCCGGGGCGGAATACATGTGGTTCAACAACGTCGAGACCCGACCGGGGCCCGGTTATCCGCAGGAGTGGGAAAATCAGGACCGGTACCGGGGAGGGTGGGTGCTGAAAGACGGAAAACTGCGCCTGCGGGCGGGGGGAGCCGTCACAAAGCTTGCAAATATTTTCCACAACCCAGATCTGCCGACCATTGACGATTACTATGAGCCTTGGACGTACGACTACGAAAACCTTCTCGAAAGCCCGCGCAGGCGGCACCAACCGGTGGCCCGGCCGCGTTCGCTGTTAACGGGAGAATGGATGGACCGGCCTGTCTGGGGGTCGAACTGGAACGACGATCTGGCGGGAGGCAAGGAGATCGCCCCCCGCGACCCGAACTTGCGCGAACTTGCCGTGCACATTGCGTTCGAATACCAACAGGCCTTCATGATGTATTTACCGCGGATCTGCGAACACTGTCTCAATCCCGCGTGTGTCGCCGCCTGCCCGTCCGGGGCGATGTATAAGCGGGAAGAGGACGGGATCGTGCTCGTCGACCAGGAGGCCTGCCGGGGCTGGCGGTTTTGCGTGAGCGCGTGCCCGTATAAAAAGGTCTATTTCAATTGGAACACACACAAGGCCGAGAAGTGCCATTTCTGCTATCCCCGTATCGAATCCGGGCTGCCGACGGTGTGCTCCGAGACCTGCGTGGGGAGAATCCGCTATCTGGGCGTTGTCTTGTATGATGCCGACAAAGTGCGCGAAGCCGCATCCGTGAAGGATGAGAAAGGCCTCTACCCGGCGCAGTTAAGCGTATTCCTTGATCCGAACGATCCCGTCGTCATCCGGGAAGCGCGGAGGGCCGGGATTCCGGATGCGTGGATTGAAAGCGCACAGCGGTCGCCCGTGTACAAGATGGCCGTGGAGTGGCAAGTTGCCCTTCCCTTGCATCCGGAGTACCGGACTCTGCCGATGGTCTGGTACGTTCCCCCGCTCAGCCCGATTGTGAACCACATTCAAAACGAGGACCGGATGAGCCTGGACGCCTACATTCCGGCAGTCGACGAGATGCGGATTCCCATGGAATACCTGGCTTCCATCTTGACGGCCGGGGACGTACACGTGATTCGCAAAGTCCTGCTGCGCTTGATGGCGATGAGGGTACACATGCGCCGGAAGACCGTCGGTGACCTGGACGACTCGCGGCTCTTGCAGGAGGCGGGGATGTCCACCCAGCAGTTGGAAGATATGGCCCGACTGTTCGGCGTCGCGAAATACAGCGAGCGGTTCGTGATCCCAACCGGCTCGCGTGAGCACGACCCGAGTCTGCCCTACGAGCAAGGAGCGTGCAGCCTGGAAGGCATCGCCCCTCAGGAAGGCGTTCCGGCTCCGGTCGGTGCGCACTGGGGAGGGAAATCCCGTGGCTGA
- a CDS encoding nitrogen fixation protein NifZ — translation MGSVFNLEDVVECVRDIRNDGTYPMESRGAILARRSDRGVVVDRGWFLQDRLVYAVYFLSTGRIVGCLESELKKIDAVDESAQT, via the coding sequence ATGGGATCGGTTTTCAATTTGGAAGACGTCGTGGAATGCGTAAGGGATATCCGGAATGACGGGACGTACCCCATGGAGTCCCGGGGAGCGATCCTGGCCCGGCGCAGCGACCGCGGCGTGGTGGTGGACCGGGGATGGTTTTTGCAGGATCGACTCGTTTATGCGGTTTATTTTTTATCCACCGGACGCATCGTCGGGTGCCTGGAGTCGGAGTTGAAGAAAATCGATGCTGTCGACGAGTCAGCCCAAACATGA